TGAAGGGGGGCTCACCCTCCCGGGGCACGGTGGTGAAAGCCTGCAGGGCGGGGGCCAGGACAATGGCCCCCGTGCTGGCCTGCCGCAGCAGGGCCTCCAGGTACCTGTGGACAccgagctgctgccaccaccCAGCAACAGGACCCACGGCACCGTGACCCAGGGCATGAGGACCCACGGCACTGCAGGGCCACCtcccaggagggaaggagggtgcCAGTCCCAGCAGGGCACCCACCAGTTGGTGTAGATGGTGGTGAGCGTCTGCTCGCCGGCGGCGTCGCGGGGCTGCGTCTGCTGCAGGAGGACGCTGCGGACAATGCGCCCCGTGTCCAAGCCCACGAACTGCCCCAGCGACTGGATGAAGGTCACGTAGGCGCTcagccccaccagcacctctgaggGACGGGCCACCTCCTGCGTGGCCTGGCTGTAGCCCGCCATGGCCACgatggctctgcagagacaggagggGGCTGTCCGGAGAGCcgtggctgtgtcccctccccggcagcgCCCACAGCCCACCCTTGCCATGTCCCGTGTCCCTGGCACGGTCCCTACTTGGTGAAGCGTGTCTCCAGGTGGCTACTGAGGTACTCGGCCGGTGTCACCGTGTGCTCGAAGACGGTGAAGTTGGGCACGTGGTTGAGGCTCAGGGACAGCTCGGCCAACACCAGGTGCAGCTTGTCCATGCTGGGGTGCGGGGACAGAAGCCGTTAGCCACCCCGCGGCCCCGTGGGGACAACCCCACTGTCACACCATGTCCCCACGTCATGCCTTGCCCACACCCAATGTCCGGTGGCCACCGCTCCCCGCCAGCCCACCCTCGCCAGCCCCGGGTGGCTCTCACTTGGTGGTCAGGGTCCGATCCTTCCTCTGGCTCTCGGCCCCTGGCTTGTCCCGCTCGGGTTCCCCCTTCTTGGCCGGTTGCTTCAGGGTCTTCTTGTTGCGGGCTTTGCTGACGGTGGAGGCGCAGTGCTTGGGCAGCAGCTGCCGGCCACGGGCAGTGCGTTACCACCAGCCACGGCACCCAGGACAGCCCAAATGGGGCCTCCAGGACCAGAGGCCACCGTCCCCAAGGTTGAACTGGAGGGACACCCTGCCAGGTCTTCCCACCCAAGCTGTCCCAAGGCTTTGGAGAACATGGAGGCCACAGGAGAACATGGAGGCCAAGGAGGCCAAGGGGACAAAGAGGCCACAGAGATCACAGAGGTCAGGATACCCCAAAGGCCATGGAGCCCCTGAAAGCCACAGAGGCCATGGAGACCCCAAAGACTACGGAGACCCCAAAGACTACAGAGACCACAGAGACTCCCAAAGCCACAGAGATCCTTAAGGTCATGGAGACCTCAGAGGCTTTGGAGACCCCAAAGGCTACAGAGATCCTGAAGGTCATGGAGACCTCGGAGGCTCTGGAGACCCCAAAGGCTACAGAGATCCTTAAGGTGATGGAGACCTCAAGGTCATGGAGACCTCAGAGGCCCCAGAGGTGCCACCCTCACCTGCTCACTGAGGTTGTGCTGCTCGGCGCAGGCATCCATGACAAAGGCGCTGGCCTGACGGGCCATCTCCTCCAGGAACTTGTTGCACAGCCCCAGCGCAATGGCCTTCAGGTGGGGATACTGTGGGGGGAAAGCCATGACACCATCATGCCATGTGGACCACGGCCACACCTGCAGTGTGCCACCAGCTGCCTCCAGGCTGCCatcgtccctgtgtccccccgggCAGCAGGACCCACCTCCTCCGGGCACATGGGGTGGACACAGCGGGAGAagtggctgcagagcagagggaaggcgATGCTGTAGCGCAGCATTGAGGGCTCCTCCATCGTCGCCACAAACATCTTCTCCACAGGGCGAGGGTAGAAACTgcaggggtgggggcagaggggcagaagaagggggcagggagagcaggagaggggatTTGTCTTTCTGGAAACGCTTTTCCTGTGCCACACGTGtgttgtccctgtccccacatccaTGTGTATGTCCGCCCAACCTCTCCCATGGGTGACAtgtcccccacagccacctccatcccttcccacacctctcacCCAGCATACATGGGCACCTTTCCGTGTGTGCTGGGGTGCAGGATGTGGCCCAAAAATCCCCAAGCCAGGGTGACCCCCGTTCCGTGactgtggggaaactgaggcagagcgGGCGGCTGCGCTCACCACAGGTCGGAGAGGTCGGAGGCCTcggccagcagctcctccagggagTCCAGCAGTTTGGTGTGGAAGACGATGAGGTTCATGACGCGACCCACGTCGGGGTTGGAGCCCAGCGGCAGGGAGGCCTTGGCCACACTGGTGTAGGCCTGGGGGGGCAGCGGGctcaggggcagggcaggggaagacgacagggacaaggacagggatggagacagcaATAGGGAAGGGGACGGGGACAGTAACAGGGAAAGGCATGGGGACAGCAatagggaaggggatggggacagcaatagggaaggggatggggacagtaaCAGGGAAAGGGATGGACACAGCAatagggaaggggatggggacagtatcagggaaagggatggggacactaacagggaaagggatggggacagcaatagggaaggggctggggacaggaatagggaaggggctggggacagggatggggagagaggaaggagattGGCACAGGGACAGGAACAAGGCTGAGGatcaggatggggacaggatgaaagatggggattgggatggggacagggacaaggatggggacagggacaaggacagcGACAGCACCTGCAGCCGGAACCAGTCCAGGCGGAGCGGTGCAAAATCAAACTGCTCCTTGTCATCGACTGTGGGGAAACAGAAACGTGGGGAGACGcagcggtggggagggggctgagcggACTCTCAGTCTGGGGGTGCTAATCTGGTCCTGGAGGTGCCGGTCTGGTGGGTGCCAGTCTGGGGTGGCAGTGCCTACCCCACCGGACCCCCAGGAGCTGCCATCTACCCGCTGCCCGCCCGCCATGCCCACGCCTGGGTTCCCAGCACGGTCCAGGACTGCTGCAGGgcgcctggggcaggggggacatcAGTCCCTGGGCAGTGCCAGGGACATGTCGGGGGGGGACACAGTCCGTACCTTCCTTGACAGAGAGAGCCGAGAGGGAGCTGACAAAGGACGACAGGATGATGGACTCCTCCTCGGGGCACACAGAGAGGTTCTGCAGGgccggggatggggacgggatgaGGGACAGCCAGGATAAGGCACAGGGGACAGGGGAAGGCCCAACGGGGGACACGGGTCAGCCCCTGCCAGTGTCCCGCCGTACCTGGATGACTTCGCTGAGCACCAGGGCGTCGAAGCGGGCCAGGTACTGGACGTGGTAGCGCTGCAGCACCCCGACCTGCCGCCGCACCAGGCTCCGCAGCTGCTCCATGTGAAAGAGCAGCTCCGCGACGTGGCTGCCACCGGAGCCACCGGTCAGAGCCAGGCCTGGCTGTGCCCCCGAAGTCCCCCCAGTGCCAACTGCGCCCCTGGCACCCTGGCGTTTCCCCAGGGCAATCCCCACCATGAGACCAGCTTGCCTGCGGCTGGGGGTGCCCCCCACGGGCACGGATCCCCCCCGCACAGGGCCAGTGCCCGCGCACCGTTGTGCCAACCTGTCAGCGAAGTCCTCGGGCGTCTTCGTCTTGGTGACGTGCTCGGCGTGCCGCACCAGCCAGCTCACCTCATCCCGGCAGAAGGAGAGCGCCATGAAGACGAAGAGGGCCTGGGCAGAGCCGGGGTTAGAGGGGACCAGGCACGGGGTGCTGCCACCACGCACTGCCACCAGGCTGGCGTCAATGGCCCTGGGCTCGCACCGATGGCCCTGGGCACTGGCACCGCATAGCACCGGGCTGCCACAGGCCGTACCCCCCCACAGACCCCACCTGCACCCATTTCACACCCCCACGGACATGCAGAGCCCTTGCGcccaccccctgcacccccagccctgtccccccgcccccaccccccttGCCCCCGTGCTCACCTTGGGTCCCAGCAGCCCGGGCTGATCCTCcagcagcgcctgcagctcccgcACGGCCCCGCGCAGGTACGCGCGCCGGCCCCGGTGCAGGGATCCGCTGcaggggggggtcagggtgggggTCAGGGTCCGGGCCACCCAACcaccccccagccaccccactgACCCAGTGGGGACATTGCAGGCAGCACATGGGGGCTACAGCATGGGGCCAGTGCGGACCTGATCTGGGcaccccagacacccccccaggGCGCTGGCACCCCCAGGAGCCCCTGGGGCCCCCACAGCTCTCTGGGACTCATGGGACCCCCAGGACCCTCCAATCCTTTGGGATGCCCTGGGACCTCCAAGCTCTCCAGGATCCCtgggaccctccccagcccccccagacccactgtCCCCCAACCTGTGAGCCACGGCTTGTTCCTTGCACTCCTTGAGATCGGCCACTCGCTTCCCGTACCTGCGAGAGAGCCATGGCAGGGCAGTGCCAGGCACGGCACCCGGTACGGCACCCAGAAGAGCCCATggcacagcccctggcaccctTTGAAGTCTCCTGGCACCCAGCGCAGCCCTTggcacccagcagagctgctggcagagaccCCCAACCCCTGCCACCCACCATGGCACCCCCCTGGCACCTGGCACGGCACCCAGGAGACCCCCAGGCACCCCTCAGAGCCTCTggcacagcccctggcacccagcACAACCTCCTGGCACCTTTTGAAATCTCCTGGCACTCAGCgcagcccctggcacccagcagagctgctggcaaagccccccaacccctgccacccaccctggCACCCCCCTGGCACCTGGCACAGCACCCAGGAGACCCCCAGGCACCCCACAGAGCCTCTGTCAGAGCCCCTGGCAGAGCCCCTGGCACCCAGCACAACCTCCTGGCACCCTTTGAAGTCTCCTGGCACCCAGCGCAGCCCCTGccacccagcagagctgctggcagagccccccagcccctgccacccctggtggcagcctcccagcaccctgcacagCCCCAGCGCTGGCACGGCCGTTACCCCTTGAGGCTGCCAAGCAGCTCCTCGGTGACCTTGTGGACCTGGAGGGCCTCGTCGCGGAGGAGGGTGACGTAGAGCGAGCCCTGCAGCGCCAGCCGCCACAGCTCCAGGCACTGCGGGGACGAGCCCAGCGCCCCCGGGCACACCAGGAACCCCACTGCGGGCACAGCCGTcaggcgggcaggggctgcccatgctgctggccCCGCAGTGGGCAGGGGGATGGCCCGAAACTGGGAGCCAGGTTGCCCctgaggggctggggaccccgtGCCCACGCGGGGCTGGGGACCTGTGGCCACCGCAAGGACTCACTGAGGATCCAGCGCTCCATCACCTCCAGGGACAGGTACTCACAGGCCATCTGGGGGGACAGGTATCACCATGTCACCGTCCTCAGCCctcccccaggctcccccagGTCCCCGCGGCACGGTGGCACTCACGGTGTcggagctggcagggctgagcATGGTGCCGGCGGCACTGAGCAGGCTGAGGAGCTGGTCGCTGCGCCACTGCTCGGCCCCCTGGTTCCTCCGGGCAAAGAGGAAATGGAGGGACAGGAGGGCGCTGGTGACAGcctgggggacagggggacatcaGGGGGGGCCGTGGGATGGCTCAGGGCAGGATGTGGCCCTGCTGGCTGGGGGAGCCCCATCCCACCTTGGTGTGAGGTCCAAATTCCTCCGTCAGCTTCTTGAGGGGGTGGTCGTACTCCAGCACCATCTGTCCCAGGCGGGCAAAGCTGGGGTCACTGTGGGGACAGTGGCACAGGGGTTGGGGACAGTCCTCGGGGCCAGCCCCAGTGGGGACGGTCTGTGGGGACAGCCCCGGTGGGGACACCCAGGTCCGTGGGTCGGACCCACCTGGTGCCGTGGCTCATCTCGTGGGCGCAGTGGTACATGCCGATGAGCAGCCGGCGGTCCTCGGTGCGGGCCAGCAGCAGGACGAGAGACACATAGGTGACAACCAGGTCCAGGTAGCTCTTGGTGAAGTCATAGTTgacgtgctggggaggggacagccatGAGGGCATGGGCACAGCCACAGCACCCCCAAAGtaccccccggcacccccggtGCCCCACTCACGATGTCGAAGTAGCACTGGCTGGCATCGATGGTGTTCAGCAGCTCATAGACATGGtcctggcagggaggggacaagggGTCTTGTCACTGCTGTCCCCCCCAGGTCTGAAATGCCAGCGCTGCTCCCCCAAAACCCCTCTCTGATCACCCCCAGCTCACCCTGAACTCCAGGACGTCCAGGAAGGAGTGGTAGAAGGGTCCCAGTGCCCGGACGATGTCGCCCTTGTCCTTGTGCACTGGCCCCAGGTGTTGCTGCaaagggacagaggggacactCCTGGGTGGGGGTGACACAGGGGGGATACCTGGGGTGGAGTgacatggggcagggggtggcaggatGACCAagggagggggatggaggggaagcCAGGTGGGGGTGACACAAGGTGGGGTGACACAGGCTGGGGTGACACGTGGAGGACGGTGCGGACACTGGATGGTGGGACAACCCAGGGTGGGGATGGTGAGGACACCTGGGATGGGGTGGCACGGGGtagggggcagaggggacagccAGGGAGGGTgacgcggggtgggggggacagaaggttggggacagaggggacacgtGCAGAGCATCCCTCACCGTGCTGCTCCGCACGTCAAGGTGAGGAAACTTCTTGTTGATGAACTTGACAGAGGGCTCCATGGCCTTGTCGCTGAGGAAGGGCGGCCGCGTCTTGGGGTCGgagcaggtctgtggggacaccacccccgcccccagcatcagaacccccccaaaaccccccccgaCCTCAGACGCCCCCCTCAGACCCCCCTGCCCTAGCAATCCCACCCCCTCCCGCCTCCTTTCTTCAAGACCCTTCTTCCAGGAAGAAGCCAGGCTCTTCCCCATTAGAcgagggggagcggggaggggaacACCGTGTCCTGTACCCCAACCCTTCCAcccccccaggggacccaggcatctggggggcccccccgcccccacaccCACCTTCTTGATGTTGTAGATGCGGACGAGGACGCCCCGTCCGCGGTCGTTGAGGATCGTCAGCTTCTCGGCGAACTTGTTCTGGTAGATGGAGGGCAGCGACATGGCGGCAAAGTGCTGGGGTGGGAGTGGGGTGGGCGACACTCTGTGTCCCCCGCGTCTCCCgagcggccccgcggccccgACACCCAACTTCCCCTTCCTGGGCTTCCTGGGCTGGGGCCCGAGCTGGGGCCACCGCCACGTGACgccactgccaccaccccacGACACCGCCGCCACCCCGTGACGCTGCCGGTGCCTGACGCCATGGCTGCGCGACGCCACGGACGTGCAGGTCCGGCCGTGGTCGTGCCACGCTGGCCATGGCCCGCTGACGCCAGCCACAGCCATACGACGCCGGCTGTGGCAGGTGACACCGTCACAGCCGTACAGCCACAGCCGTACAGCGCCAGTCCCAGCCGTGCCATCCGCACCGGGACTGTGGATCACCGGCCATCGCCATGTGGCACTGGCCAGAGCCATGTTATGCCGGCCAGGGCCATATGGCACCAGCCATGGCCCTACAACAGCACCCAGGGCCCTGCGACACCCGCCGTGACCCGTACAGCACCAACCAGGCCCGTACAACACCGTTCTGGGCCCTATAACATGGTGCAGGGCCCTATAACAGCACCCAGGACCCTCTAACACCACCCAAGGCCCTATACCACCGCCCAGGGCCCTATAACATGGTGCGGGACCCTATAGCACCACCCAGGGCCTATAAAAGCCTGTCCAGGCCCACACACCAGCACCCAGGGCCCATATAGCACCGCCCAGGGCCCCCGTAACACTGCCTGGGCCCATATACCACGTCCAGAGCCCCTATAGCACCACCCAGGGCCCATAGACCACCACCTAGGCTCCTATAGCATCTCCTGGGGCCTATGTAACTGCCTGGGCCCCTATAGCACTGCCCAGGGCCCACAGAACATCACCTATGCTCCTATAGCAGTGCTCAGGGCTCATATAAGACTGCCCAGGGCCCATATAAGATTGCTTGGGCTCCGATAGCACCACCCGGACCCATATAGCACCCCCCAGGGCTCCTATAGCACCGCCTAGGACTCCTGTAGCACCGCCCGGGCCCATATAGCACCCGATGGCCTCTATAGCACCACCCAGGGCCCCTGTAGCACCACCTGGGCCCACATGGCACCCCTTGGGGCCCCTATAACACCACCCGGGCCCATATAACACTGCCTGGGCTCTATAGCATTGCCCAGGGCCCACATAGCGCCACTGAGGGCTCCTATACCACTGTCGGGGCCCATATAACACTGTCTGGGCTCCTATAGCACCCCCAGGGCCCCTGTAGCACCCCCACGGCCTCTATAGCACCCTATAGCACCCCTATAGCACCCCTAGGGACCCCTATAGCACCCCTATGGGCCCTATAGCACGCCCATAGCACCCCTATAGCACCCCCAGGGCCCCTATAGCACCCCTATGGCCCCTAGAGTATCCCCAGGGCCCCTATAGCACCATTATGGCCCTATAGCACCCCTATAGCACCTCTATAGCATCTCTATACCACTCCTATGGCCCCTATATCACCCCCACAGCACCCCTATGTCCTCTATAGCACCCTATAGCACCCCCAGGGCCCCTACAGCACCCCTATAGCACCGTCTGGTCCCCTATAGCACTCCTATACCACCCCCAGGGCCCCTATAGCACCCGTATAGCACCCGTATAGCACCTCTATGGCCCCTGTAGTGCCCCTATAGCATCCCTATCGTACCCTACAGCACCCCTATCGCGCTCCTATGGCCCCTATAGCACTCCTATGGCCCCTATGGCCCCTACGGCACCCCTACGGCCCCTATAGCACCCTTATAGCACCCTTATAGCACTCCTAGGAGCCCCTATAGCACCCTATAGCACGCCTATAGCACCCTATGGCACGCCCGGGCCCTCGCGGCCGCTCCGCGGGCGCCCCtcgcggccgcccggccccgtTGCCATGGCGAGGGCGGCGCGCGGCGGCCCGCGCAGGCCGCGCCGGAAGCCGGGCGCCGTTGCCGTGGCGACGCGGCGTCGCGCGAGACCCGTTGGGAGCCCGCACGCACAGCGCCGAGCGGCCGGGCCCGGGCTCGCCATGGAGCGGGAGCAGCTCGCCCAGTGCCCCTACGACAGGAGCCACCTCATTCGCGTGTCCCGCCTGCCCTACCACCTCGTCAAGTGCCAGCGGGtgagcggggccgcggccggggcctgcggggggacgggacgggacctACGGGAGCCTGGGGCCTGCTGGGGGCCTGCTGGCGGCCAGAGCCGGGGCCTGATGGGGGCCGGGGTTGGGGTCTACGGGGAACTGAGGCCTGCGGGGGACCGGGGCTGGGGCCTGTGGGGGCCTGGGTCCTGCGGGGGACCGGGGCTGGGACCTACTGGGGGGCTGGGGCCTGCTGGGGGCCATGGCCAGGTCTGAGACCTGCTGGGGGCCGGGTCCAAGACctgctgggggccggggctgggacCTTCAAGGAGCTGGGTGTTGGGGACAGGTCCAAGACCTGCTGGGGGCTGCCGTTGGGGTCTGATGGGGGCCGGGGTTGGGgcctgctgggggctgctggatCTGGGGCTGGGACCTACAGGGGCTTGGGGCCTTCTGGGGGCTGGGATTGGGATCTGCTGGGGCTTGGGTACTGCTGGGAGCCAGGGTTGGGATCTACAAGGGCCTGGGGCCTGCTGGATTTGGGAGTGGGACCTACAGGGGCTTGGGGACTGCTGGGGGCTGGGACCTAGGGGGGCCTGGGGACTGCTGGGGGCCGGGGTTGGGATCTGCAAGGGCTTGGGGACTGCTGGGGGCCAGGGTTGGGATCTGCGAGGGCCTGGGGACTCC
The window above is part of the Rissa tridactyla isolate bRisTri1 chromosome 24, bRisTri1.patW.cur.20221130, whole genome shotgun sequence genome. Proteins encoded here:
- the NCKAP1L gene encoding nck-associated protein 1-like produces the protein MALASATWRWPVIHSPGADGTAGTGAVRLWLYGCDGVTCHSRRRMAVAGVSGPWPAWHDHGRTCTSVASRSHGVRHRQRHGVAAVSWGGGSGVTWRWPQLGPQPRKPRKGKLGVGAAGPLGRRGGHRVSPTPLPPQHFAAMSLPSIYQNKFAEKLTILNDRGRGVLVRIYNIKKTCSDPKTRPPFLSDKAMEPSVKFINKKFPHLDVRSSTQHLGPVHKDKGDIVRALGPFYHSFLDVLEFRDHVYELLNTIDASQCYFDIHVNYDFTKSYLDLVVTYVSLVLLLARTEDRRLLIGMYHCAHEMSHGTSDPSFARLGQMVLEYDHPLKKLTEEFGPHTKAVTSALLSLHFLFARRNQGAEQWRSDQLLSLLSAAGTMLSPASSDTMACEYLSLEVMERWILMGFLVCPGALGSSPQCLELWRLALQGSLYVTLLRDEALQVHKVTEELLGSLKGYGKRVADLKECKEQAVAHSGSLHRGRRAYLRGAVRELQALLEDQPGLLGPKALFVFMALSFCRDEVSWLVRHAEHVTKTKTPEDFADSHVAELLFHMEQLRSLVRRQVGVLQRYHVQYLARFDALVLSEVIQNLSVCPEEESIILSSFVSSLSALSVKEVDDKEQFDFAPLRLDWFRLQAYTSVAKASLPLGSNPDVGRVMNLIVFHTKLLDSLEELLAEASDLSDLCFYPRPVEKMFVATMEEPSMLRYSIAFPLLCSHFSRCVHPMCPEEYPHLKAIALGLCNKFLEEMARQASAFVMDACAEQHNLSEQLLPKHCASTVSKARNKKTLKQPAKKGEPERDKPGAESQRKDRTLTTNMDKLHLVLAELSLSLNHVPNFTVFEHTVTPAEYLSSHLETRFTKAIVAMAGYSQATQEVARPSEVLVGLSAYVTFIQSLGQFVGLDTGRIVRSVLLQQTQPRDAAGEQTLTTIYTNWYLEALLRQASTGAIVLAPALQAFTTVPREGEPPFSAAEFSDVSEMRALAELIGPYGMKFLSDNLMWHVGSQVTELKKLVNENMDTLVQLRSSSCKPEQMAALLPRLTSAENVLKRMTIIGEILSFRAMAQQGLREVFSHHCPFLMGPIECLADVVTPDTDIQVTLSIFELASAAGIPCEVDPALVNVLAGSKTDGSSPEEDYKVACLLLVFVAVSLPLLASDPASLYNTEMDGYNNNIHCLAKAIIHVSAALFTVHNKNIETHLKEFLLLASVSLLQLGQETDKLRARNRDSISLLMQLIVAESSFLTVDMLETCFPYVLLRNAYREVCRENLLSRGPSH